In the Helianthus annuus cultivar XRQ/B chromosome 11, HanXRQr2.0-SUNRISE, whole genome shotgun sequence genome, one interval contains:
- the LOC110891773 gene encoding uncharacterized protein LOC110891773 codes for MAKTKEKPGSSSSSSRGKGKEKEQPSKKRQYMGRVSESESEEEEKMQLDPSDKPVWNSGSLDDQPEIWQPTLYNDCMNKLKNKAAAFICEKEVDEPQFGQFGVFDKFRALGWKGALKCFDKDKSNLFLTEIQEWMATLKCHNFHRPSQMKLVGMVHGVPVEMSFDTLKKLGKYDSLPAREYMIPTLDDLLLKPEKHVTWNSMLADLFLPGRYGGVLYRKNLKIEAKLLHTICLLNVIPRRGDKEQVRFPEIPVLYSLMHGSPRFPIRYLIMHHLWICRNKYGRDIVPYCRIITGLMKQQKALTSEDRGLTKRHLPFTLDRLGNVWTYTSSERYHKLKSEGQRWRALKLGARELLPGEPDEPESDEELIPSGDDDYADEPQGGANVGFGVFHGGHGGTFYDYAQQPYEPGWAYSGSMQEVIESQRPPAAIFDTWSGPERSLFDQGTRNSASIERALKHSFDRNESWHRTHAYSREVDANNRYHDDQMRRMHADWHAGRPVVEDPQHVDYASLPPYDGSISYPTPPLHHSQWLDPRRQEGPQQQEGSSSGSFGFGEWNDMMSSIFGPPGPRYY; via the coding sequence ATGGCAAAGACAAAGGAAAAGCCGGGTTCAAGTTCATCCTCATCAAGAGGCAAGGGCAAGGAAAAGGAGCAACCATCAAAGAAGAGGCAATATATGGGTAGGGTTAGTGAAAGCGAAAGCGAGGAAGAAGAAAAGATGCAGTTAGACCCAAGTGATAAACCGGTGTGGAATTCGGGGTCGTTGGATGACCAACCCGAAATCTGGCAACCAACCCTGTATAACGACTGCATGAACAAGTTAAAAAATAAAGCAGCCGcgtttatttgtgaaaaagaggTTGATGAACCCCAGTTTGGCCAGTTCGGGGTGTTTGATAAGTTCCGTGCTTTGGGTTGGAAAGGAGCACTCAAGTGTTTTGATAAAGATAAGAGCAATTTGTTTTTGACTGAGATTCAGGAGTGGATGGCAACACTTAAATGTCACAACTTCCACAGGCCATCACAAATGAAGTTGGTTGGGATGGTACATGGGGTACCAGTTGAAATGTCATTCGATACGTTGAAGAAGTTGGGAAAATATGATAGTCTTCCAGCTAGGGAGTACATGATTCCCACGCTTGATGATTTATTGCTCAAACCCGAGAAGCACGTGACATGGAACAGTATGTTGGCGGATTTGTTTTTGCCCGGTAGGTATGGTGGCGTGTTATACCGGAAAAATCTGAAGATAGAAGCCAAGTTATTGCATACGATCTGTTTGCTTAATGTCATCCCAAGAAGAGGGGATAAAGAACAGGTGAGGTTTCCAGAGATACCTGTTCTGTATTCATTGATGCACGGGTCCCCACGTTTTCCAATACGCTACCTGATTATGCACCATTTGTGGATATGCCGGAACAAATACGGGAGAGACATTGTCCCGTACTGTCGCATCATAACGGGTTTAATGAAACAGCAGAAGGCACTCACATCTGAAGACCGCGGTTTAACGAAAAGGCACCTGCCTTTTACTTTGGATAGGTTGGGAAATGTTTGGACGTATACTTCGTCTGAACGTTATCACAAGCTGAAATCGGAAGGTCAACGGTGGAGGGCGTTGAAATTGGGTGCAAGGGAGTTGTTACCGGGAGAACCGGATGAACCTGAAAGCGATGAAGAGTTGATTCCGAGTGGGGATGATGATTACGCAGACGAGCCACAGGGTGGTGCAAACGTTGGTTTTGGGGTTTTTCATGGTGGTCATGGTGGTACGTTCTACGACTACGCGCAGCAACCGTATGAGCCGGGGTGGGCTTATAGTGGTTCAATGCAGGAGGTGATCGAGAGCCAACGCCCGCCGGCGGCCATCTTTGATACTTGGTCGGGTCCGGAGAGGTCGTTATTTGATCAAGGCACGCGGAATAGCGCTAGTATTGAGCGGGCGCTTAAACATAGCTTCGACCGCAATGAATCATGGCACCGGACCCACGCATACTCTCGAGAGGTGGATGCTAATAACAGATATCATGATGATCAAATGAGGCGGatgcatgcggattggcatgccggaaggccggtggttgaagatccacaacatgtggactaTGCTTCATTGCCGCCTTATGATGGTAGCATTTCTTATCCGACTCCACCACTCCACCATTCTCAGTGGCTTGATCCAAGACGGCAAGAGGGACCACAACAACAAGAGGGAAGCAGTAGCGGCTCGTTCGGGTTTGGAGAATGGAACGATATGATGTCGTCCATTTTTGGGCCCCCAGGACCGCGCTACTATTGA